The proteins below are encoded in one region of Candidatus Planktophila lacus:
- a CDS encoding prepilin peptidase: MFALLLISSLYISIVDITTHKVRNRTLIFTASIFAATTLVTKGQIHLASSLAIFSIGFIAMFFGLGAGDVKLAALLALFFLPLEISRWSDFIEGFILGGVLLLIGHLISRRSLADPIALAPAICAAFIWCAR, from the coding sequence GTGTTTGCACTCCTTCTCATCTCATCGCTCTATATCTCGATCGTCGATATCACTACCCATAAGGTTAGAAATCGAACTCTGATCTTCACCGCTTCGATTTTTGCTGCAACCACATTGGTAACTAAGGGGCAGATTCATCTCGCTAGTTCACTAGCCATTTTCTCAATTGGTTTTATTGCGATGTTCTTTGGTTTGGGCGCTGGCGATGTGAAGTTAGCGGCCCTGCTCGCTCTATTCTTTCTGCCTTTGGAAATATCGAGATGGAGTGATTTCATCGAGGGCTTTATCTTGGGAGGGGTGTTACTTCTGATTGGACATCTCATTTCAAGGAGATCGTTAGCCGATCCAATAGCGTTGGCGCCAGCAATCTGCGCCGCTTTTATATGGTGCGCGAGATGA